The following nucleotide sequence is from Zea mays cultivar B73 chromosome 1, Zm-B73-REFERENCE-NAM-5.0, whole genome shotgun sequence.
tttcgcaacaaacaagacgagcacggggtggtgacaaggaacaaggctagacttgtggcaaaaggttatgcccaagtcgcagatttggactttgaggagacttttgctcctgtggctaggctagagtccattcgcattttgctagcatatgccgctcaccattctttcaggttgttccaaatggatgtgaagagcgctttcctcaacgggccaatcaaggaggaggtgtatgtagagcaaccccctggcttcgaggatgaacggtatcctgaccacgtgtgtaagctctctaaggcgctctatggacttaagcaagccccaagagcatggtatgaatgccttagagactttttaattgctaatgctttcaaggttgggaaagccgatccaactctttttactaagacttgcgatggtgatctttttgtgtgccaaatttatgtcgatgacataatatttggttctactaatcaaaagtcttgtgaagagtttagcagggtgatgactcaaaagtttgagatgtcgatgatgggcgagttgagctacttcctagggttccaagtgaggcaactcaaggatgggaccttcatctcccaaacgaagtacacgcaagacctgatcaaatggtttgggatgaaggacgccaagcccacaaagactccaatgggaaccgacggacacaccgacctcaacaaaggaggtaagtccgttgatcaaaaagcataccggtccatgatagggtctttactttatttatgtgctagtagaccggatattatgcttagtgtatgcatgtgtgctagatttcaatctgatccaagggagtgtcacttagtggccgtaaagcgaattcttagatatttagtcgctacgccttgcttcgggatctggtatccaaaggggtctacctttgacttgattggatattcagactccgactatgctggatgtaaggtcgataggaagagcacatcggggacgtgccaattcttaggaaggtccctggtgtcatggagtcccaagaaacaaacttccgttgccctatccaccactgaggccgagtacgttgccgcaggacagtgttgcgcgcaactactttggatgaggcaaaccctctaggactttggctacaatttgagcaaagtcccactcctatgtgataatgagagtgctatccgcatggcggataatcctgttgaacacagccgcacaaagcacatagacattcggcatcactttttgagagaccaccagcaaaagggagatatcgaagtgtttcatgttagctccgagaaccagctagtcgatatctttaccaagcctttagatgagcagaccttttgcaagttgcgtagtgagctaaatgtcttagattcgcggaacttggattgatttatagcatacatgtggttatgccttgatcatgttccttaataaatattgttgtttatttatggtgctcaagttgtacaagcactccccggacctcacaagtccatttgcaagtgatgcacaaatttagggggagatgtgctacaacttgaccctttgagactaactgtgcggttgagtttgcttaatttagtctcaaagaaggtttgaaagggaaaaggtggacttggaccatgcaagacttccactgcactctgatgaaagagtaacttattccaagttcatctttatactcctattgcctttttccccttagttgaagattttggtgaggcaatgaggttaaagggccaacattgatcccgttttggtgcttgatgccaaagggggagaaaataaggccaaagcaataaatggatcagctaccacttgtgaattttgaaaatagtagagttagagtttttgtttgtcaaaatactcttgtttgcctcttattgtcaaaagttggtctcttgtggggagaaggcttaattatgggaaaagggggagttttttaatccttgatcaatttttcgtgaaatatctctctttatgtttaaacatgtgtgtttgacttcgagataggaaattgaggttgatttgcaaaaacaaaccaagtggtagcaaagaatgatccatatatgtcaaagttgaatcaaaacaattttgagttcttatttgaattgattttgcactcgttctacttgctttatgttgtgttggcataaatcaccaaaaagggggagattgaaagggaaatgtgcccttgggccatttctaagtattttggtgatttagtgtccaacacaagtgcctaagtgttaaatggtggacaaagtacaaaccaagtataaaggtatgtttctcagacttagtacattgttttagaaactaatgtattgtgtctaagtgctggaaacaggaaaaatcaagttggaattaaagatgactttgttcagcctatgtcagctctgtctgggtgcaccggactgtccggtggtgcaccggacagtgtccggtgcgccaggctggctcaggcgaacttgctgctctcgagaagtaattaacggcgtacgactaaaattcaccggactgtccggtgaaccaacggtcggttgggccaacggtcggccgcgcgatccgcgcgggacacgtggccaagccaacggttggaagggggcaccggactgtccggtgcgccaacggctcccaagtgccaacggtcggcttcgccaaataaggaaagagatccgcaccggacagtgtccggtggtgcaccggactgtccggtgcgccaggcgacaacaggcaagaattgccttcctggaatgcactcaacggctcctagctgccttggggctataaaagggacccctaggcgcatggaggagtacaccaagcattccttgagcattgttgatcactcacacttcattcttgcgcacttgttcgatattcttagtgatttgagctccgttctagtgtgaaactcgtgatagtctcttgagctcaagtctgggtcttgtgtgtgcgtatttgttgtgatctttgtgtcttgtgtgagttgctcatccctcccttactccgtgcttctttgtgaacatctttgtaagggcgagagactccaagttgtggagattccttgcaagagggataaagtaaagcaaagcaaaacactgtggtattcaagtaggtctttggaccacttgagaggggttgattgcaaccttcgtccgttgggacgccacaacgtggagtaggcaagtgttggacttggccaaaccacgggataaaccactgtgtctatctgtgttgatcttcttgtggttattgtgttttgctaagactcctctctagccacttggcattatttgtgctaactcctaatcaagttttgtgagttaaatatcaagtttttacaggatcacctattcacccccctctaggtgctctaaaTAACATATATTCTATCTGGTGTATTAACTTGTGTTGGACTGTATTTGAAAGTTCCCTTTACCCGAGAacagatctggatgtcgcctagagggggtaaataggcgaataaaaaataACACTTAAAAACTAGagtttcttactctactcgaaggctgtaCCGCAGAGGAATGAAAAACACTTCGAGTAGATCGTAACGGAAATATAATGAAGTTCATGTctcaaaataccctgcacttcaaagacaacttataccacagataagtattgaagtgcaagtataaaaacAATAAAGGCAAAGAGACAGAACACAAAGCAAAGCACatagacacaaggatttatcctgATGTTCAGCCAagtctgaaatgcttgcctagtcctcgttggagttagccacaccttgggttGGAGTATCTTACTACGTCCTCTGTTGGTTTAGATATGTCAAGCTGATAGACAGATCCTTCCACTATGTCGATGTTGGTTACAACGATGTCGTAACTGTTTATAgtcttctcgacagcactccggcaggGTAACAGTACGCTCAAGATATTGCTCTaactcttagcagcacttctcttCTCTATAATGGCTTATAACTTTATCACTATAAAAACTAGAGAGGTACACACGAGAGAGATATAATTGATCACACATTGTCTATGCTTGTTGGCTGCACGTTTGCCCTTCAAATgggcgtctaggggtcccttttatagccccaagagagCCCCTAATCATTGTCCCTTTTCTTGTGAAGAAGATCCAAATTTCCTTCTGttcgcgggtgcaccggacactgaacaattAACAATTTGTTTCCTTCTACGACCgagccgaccgttgaagcttcgaCCGCCTGACACACCGGACAAGGCGCGAGCACGACTCGCATGAGGCCACGACATGCCCGAGGCCACGACTCGTACGAGGCCATGACTCGTTTGAGACCACGATTCACCTAAGGCCACAGCTCTCCCAAGGCCACGACTTGTTCGAGACCACGATTCACCTGAGGCCACAGCTCTCCCGAGGCCATGACTAGTTCGAGGCCATGGCTCGTCCCATACCACGATTCACCCGAAGACACAGCTCTCCCGATGCCTTGACTCGTTCGAGGCTACAACTCGTCCGAGACCATGATTCACATGAGGCCACAACTTTGTCGAGGCCACAGCTCGCCCGAGGCTAATCGTCCGATACAGTCACGACTTGCCTGAGGCCAACATTGGTGGAATACGTAGCCACGGTTCGCCCAAGGCCATCCTCGGATGGGAGACATATtcacggctcacccgaggccatcATCGGACGTGAGACGCAGTTCCgattcgcccgaggccaacctcgatgAGAGACACGGTTCTGATTCGCCCGGGACCACCATTGGACATGAGACACTATTCTGACTCGCTCGAGCACAATCACGACTCACCCGAGcgtagtcacgactcgcccgagggtgTCTCGGGTGACTATCTAGAGAGGCACAGGTAGATCCTAACTTCTCCAACTCTTCTCCACTTGATTTCAACTCTTGGAAGGATCTTCCtgtgacttagacaaacacatttagagtgcaATTCAATTGACTAAGTCCCAGAAGATTacctcttctcctagcttttctgtttcaggTCAAACAGAGGTCCAGATGACACTTTCTCTATAGACAAGGTTAGAGAGCAAAACCAAAATGCCATATGCATAGTAGaaggtgtatgcaacatatttgaacactcaaacctgcatacttaaccttttgtcttcattttgctccttttggcatgtttgaggccgatgttggactccaaaactccaagtccccaagacttgatctagattgtcaTCTATGAGCTCCAACACCCTGCATAGGTCACACAAAACATATCCAAACACCGGAACAACCCAAACTCTAGGTCCAACATATATTTGGAGGGTGAAAGAACCTTATAaccaaaaaaagaagaaaaaaattcgctGTCGTAGCGAGGTTAGCTAGAATCCTTCGAGAGTCGACGAGCGCTATACTGAAAGTCAATTGGGACCCGAGATCTGTTAAACCATGGGGAAATCCTCTATTAAGGTTAGAGTACGAGGAATTCCACAGATACAGATTTAGGAAAAATTCTCCCCCATTGGGTATAGGTGTGGGGAAGCAAAATCAGAATATGATTATCCATGAATAATATTCACTCATTAAAATTAGACGTGTAGCCTAATAACCAAAAAGTCCAACAGCTAACCCATGCCTCTCCCAAACCTTTTAAGCGCCCATCCACCCCAACGTAGGCGCGCAGCCGCCCCTGCACACTAGTCCATGTGTCACTTTGTGTGTTTTGCTGTTTTCGATGACTAAACAACGACGTTTTTGCTTGTTACGTGTTAGATTCATTTCGTGAGGTGTTTTTGTTGGATGCCGTGTATATACTGTTAATGtcatacaaaatatgatgtgataATATTTTTATTATCGGAGATAGAGACCTATTGAAGATCCGATACTTGAATAAGGATGTGTATGGAATGAATCTTATGTCCATAAGGTACGAGGATGAGGATAAATAATGCGGATATATATAGAACGTCACCCGATATAAAATTCTTCATTAACACCTCTACACTACACGTACGGAAATGCAGAATGCTTGCACGGACGGATGGACGGACGGACGGACGGTCATGAGTCTCGTGACGCTGCCGTGCGTACGTGACTGCAAACCAAACGATGGAAGAAAAGTGACGGAGACGTCCGGCAAGGCGGCCACGTACCTTGGCCGGCCCAGCGGACCCTGCCGTGGAAGAAGTTGGCGCTTCACATCTCGTCCGTCCGTCCGTCCACTACAGGCGAGACGGGGTTTGCGTTGGGCCTGGGCCTTGACATTGACCCACCCGAGCGACGAGTCCCGGTCTACTACTACTACCTACTAATCTGCTATGTACAGACAGTGGCCCAACGCGAACGCGTTCCCTAATCCCTTCTCTGACCGCTTGTTCGTCATTCAGCTTTGTCTACCATGCTTCGTTCAATACGATAGTCCCCATGCATGGGAATGCGAATGTGTAGCGCTTGACTGGGTGGGTGTGATCGATGGCGACACGTACGATAGATGCCACCGATCGAAACGTCCAAGGTCCTCTGGTCATTATTCTACTATTTCTTTGGCTGATGTGGCGGCCAGGCGTGCTCAACAATTCAGCCGTCCAGTCCAGCTGAGCATTTCATATTGTATATtaggtgagtgctcgtgcgttgcgacggaagtAACAATGGAACTGAAAACGAATAAAGAGTgcaaacatcactataatatacAAAATCCGGACAAGTACATAACTTCTGTTCATAGCAAGAGCCATATAAAGCTGATAAACAAGATTAGCTCAAAAAAATATGATACCAGCAGGAACAAGATTGCTAAGAAACTCGATTACATTTACTTCAACAAAGGTTCCTCATAATACTCTGTTCTTGCAGCTGGTTCTGTCATAAAGGTCATTTTACATCTTACAGGTTCACTATAAATCAATCACTGAAACATGACGCATCAGATGAAATAGCACCAAGATCTAAAAAAACTTGAGTTACATGTAGCAAGCTAGAATAGTAAGGCACTTACGACAGGCACATAGAGATCCTGGTAACTCCAAAGAGCAAGCATGTACTTATCCAAGAAGATAGGTCTATATCCAAGTAATTCAGTTTACAATGCGAAATTACAAGTCGTGTAAAATGCAGAGAAACAAACAAATAAAAAATGATGCCCCACCGCATAGCTGTAGCCCGGTGAAATCAGCAAGGAGACATATGAGATCTAAGATTTTTTTTACCAAAATTTCAAAATCGTGCTGAAACAGCTGACGAATTCAGGGTATTAAGAACACCACACAAACAAATCGATCCACAGAAGTTAAGAAATGAGCACAACCTCATAATCCTTTTCTCCTCTTTCTCTTGTACAGTACACTTTGCCCTGAGGCGTGGAAACGAGCGAGGCATGGATCATGTAGTCTAAATACAATCATAGCATAAACAATCCCCCCTAATCCTTCAAACAGGCCGCAAGCGGAGAATACAAAGCAATGGAACATCAGGACAAGCAGAAGAGCTGTCAACAAACAACCAGAAAAATCTACACATGGTTTCCATCTGTAATTCATGACTTGCCTATGTGGTGTTATCGGGCTACCGTGTAATCGTCATCTGCAGCGATCCATCCTTTTGCAGCTTAAGGCTCAGGCTTGTGAACCGCTCTCTCGAGTACTGTCTGGATGCTTTCCTCCCGTCTGTTCCGGCCTTCATCATCGTCGCAAACTCATCGTAGCTTATCTTGCCATCCTGAGGAACACGACAACGAGAACAGTTTGAGATACTCTGAACCACAAAGTTCAGACTTTTGATCATTACACCGAATGAGCTAAACAAGAAACGAGAAAGAAGCTGGCATCCATTTACAACTAATCGATCAACAAGTACCAACCTTATCGGTGTCTACATCACGGATGATGGCATTGATAATCTCTTCACGGTTTTGTCCAAGGTCATCAGCTAATGACTCACGGAGTTCATCAATTTCAATATAATCGCTCTGGTTCCGGTCGAAGTATGCAAATGCCTTATGCAGATGCTCATCATTTCCGATCTTTCTTAGATGAACAAATAATGTAACAAATTCTCCATAATTCAAGGACCCATTTCCATCAGCATCCGCCTGGTACAACATGCACAACAGTAACTATAAAGCGCCCAACACATCACCTTCGTGACAGAATGCTCGATTAAAATGAAAAGGAAAAACATTAAACCGAGTTGATAAAACACTATCCAAAGGTATTTGACATAAACAAAAAAAACTCCAGTACAATATTAAAGGGGTGCAAATTAAGTTTCTGTTGTGGGGGAAAAGAATGTAAACTCACCGCTTCCATTAGTGTTTGAACATCTGCATCAGGCATTTGCTGACCAAACTTATGCAGACCAAGCTTCAGCTCCTCGAAACTAAGCATTTGATCCTTGTTAAGATCCATCTTCTCAAACATATCCTTTATGTCAGCAGCCTCTTCTACCCAAAGATGCTCAGCTATAACCTGTTTTCAAATATGTGAGAAAATTCAAGAGTAAGTATGACAATTAAAGGGGTACCATTTGTGGTCAAGTCAAATTGAAATGTACCCTAAGTGCATGCTTCTTGAACTTGTTCATCACAGAGAATTGTTGGAGTCTGGCCTTAACGGTTTCACCCAAATTAACATTTGGAGCCTTCTTAATGTTCTGCAACCATGGGTGACCTGGAGAGAGATACAAGGTTATTAGACAAATATATAGGGAAGAACACTAATGAAATATTATAACATTATCTTCCATCAATGCTAACGCAAGGTTCAGCAATCTAAGATAATAATTTTTCACCGGTTTAAGATTGAAAAAACTGAGCAAAACACAATACAACCATCTAGTGTGAAAATGGTTATTACCAAGCACTTGGTGAGCTGTCAATCGTCGTTTTTGGTCCGGATTCAGCATTCCTCTGACAAGGTCTTTGGCATTATTAGACACCCTTGGCCATGGATCTCTTTTGAAATCAATGACAGATCGAATGATTGCCTGAGCAACACCCTGTTCCGTTTCTACATTGCAACATTGAAACACACAAAAAGTAAAAAAAACATTTAACAAAAAAAATTTAAGATGCATTTTTACATTTTTATCTTCTACAGCCCCATCTCCCAATCACCACACCCAAATTCAATGTCAAGAAAATGAGTATCAGTCCACAGCATACCATATTGAGCATTTGAATTTACAAGTGATTAGAACGTATTTCTTTTCTGTTATTCTCAACATTCTAAACAGTTAATGTATACAGATGTATCAAAACTGTCCACCATTCCAGATACAAAACTAACCTGCCCAGAATGGGGGGACACCACAAAGAAGAATGTACAGAATCACTCCTGCACTCCAAACATCAACCTCTGGGCCATAGTTTCTCTTTAGCACCTCTGGAGCCATGTAATAAGGACTTCCAAAAATCTCAGAAAACCGTTCGCCTACACAAATTCAAATTCGGTTCTTCAACATATGCCATGAAACCAAGCAGCAAAAGGGATAAGACAGACCGCCACAGTCGAGTGATCATATTGTCAACAAGATGACATTATTGACAATGGCTGATGAAGAAAAATGACAAATAGATAAAGGAAAACAAACTGCACCTGGAATGAAAAATACAGACAGGCCAAAATCAATGGCCTTAAGTACCGCTGATTCTTTCTTGTTTGCAAACAAGAAATTTTCTGGTTTGAGATCCCTGTGCATCACTACATGCTTATACCTAGGAAACGGAGGGCAGCGGGGCGGTCAGGAGTGCGGTGACAAGATAATGGAGTCCTCTCCTTGATCCCCAAACCCCTGAAGAAAAGACACAATGAAATCAGAAGCGAACAACCCTACCATATTTTCTCTTGAAACAAAGTTGAACCATCGTCACCAAGAGAAAGAGAAAAACAACACTTTCCTGCTCGGTTTCATGTGCGTTTAAGATTTTTCTAGTTCAATTTCTCTGATTGGCAGATATTTTTATATCTACGATTAAGCACGAGAAGAAATCATGAGAATTCCAAGTCGCCACCGCCACGAATTGGCATCCAAAGGTGTGCTCACCTCCATGAAGCTGCGGAGAGTCTCCCCTACTCCTGCCATTGCCTCCTTCTTTGGCTCATCCTGCTCCACCTCGCTGCCCACAGCGGCGTTCTCAACTACGAACAATTTCCCCACCATGAGACGGACGCAGTATCCTTGAACCTATTCATGATAGCATAACTATCATATGAGTAGCAGTATCCTTTATTTAATTTATCTATTAAATATCTCCATAGGTGCAGTAAGTAGAGCACTACATAACTGAAAACGACAACTATCAAAAATAGTTCTAGAAATTTATAATTATAGCCTTGAGTCTTGACACATTACTAATATTCTTGTGAATAAGCATTTATTCATTCCATCTGTGATTTGGCCAGAATAAACCTGCGAAAACAAAACATAACAGATTTTAATGCATGAAACCCAGGTCTCCTGTAcagaaaaatatatatataagagGTCCAAATTTCAAAACCACATACTGCAATTTTACCTTGCAATAATCAGTTTATCCCGTTGGAGTTCTTATATGTTTTAGTAGTTCTTCTATAGGAGAAAAAACTGCAATACCTAGGAACAGATGTACGAAACAGCACGCAATAAAATCAAGAAACGTGAACTAATCAGTAATTAGAAGCTCCCCCCAAAATCTGGTTATGCGTGTTATTTTAGAGCAACCAACACTACATGAACTAATAAGAGTTTTTGTGACTGAACATAAAAGTTTTTGTTCATTTTCTGTATTCCAAATCAGAGTATACATTTTAAATCAGACTACCATATGTGATTCCAAATCAGACTACCATATGCCATTCCAAAAAAAAAGCTGGAATGGCTTACTGTTGTGAGTTTTCTTTATTTTTATGTTGATTGGTAGCAAAGATATAAAATTATGTGTTTATATAGACGGCTGGTCTTGAATAATCCTAGCTGGAAAATAATGGTGCTGAAAAAATTGGTGGCCTTTCTAATTCTAGTAGTGGTTCTTCAATGGGCAACAGTGATCCTAAGAACAATATTTAGTTTAACATTTAAAGAAACTATTTATGTAAGAACCAAAACAGTCACTGATCAACCAAAACAGTCACACAGGATGGGAATTGTTACCCTCTATGCTAGGCTGATGAAGTAAGATCATGGTACTCTGAAGCTATCTACGAAGCAGAAAATGAACTTGTAACTATCACTGGCACATATTTGATTAACCAAAATAAAAACAGAATAGTTTGTTATTATCACTCATAATCCAATAACCACAAACACAACACTATGTTAGATCAGTACTATGTTTAGAATAGTCTAAGTTGATTCTGGTTACTGTATGATTGACAATCTTCATCTATTGTTCCAAAAAAGCTGGTTTGGAATCGTCTAAGTTGATTCTGGTTACCCCCTATATGCAAACCAGCTTAGAAGGTTTGCTCCTAATTAATCCAGTTATTCAGTCTGCATCTACGCCACCTCCTCCTAAGAGTGACCAATGCACTACCAAGTAATTTAGTCCATGTtatttcttctattgtttctcctgATGTATTAACAGTTTCTGAGGTAGTCCTATAATTTGGATGAGGAGATGGTTGATCATGAACTAATCCAGTTCAGCTTATTAAAGTTCAAATACACTTTATACTGACATAAAAATGACATAAAAACTGGATTACTGTCTGCGCATAGTGTAACTTTAATTTGAGACGTGGTATAAAAAATCTCAGAACTGGTTTACCGCCAGCATCATATGCAAAACTGGTTTACTGCCTGCGCAGAGTGTAGCGATGTGGCAGAGAATATTTTGTCAGGCTGAGAGGGCAATAATAAAGTGCACACAATAGTAGTCTGTGCATGGAACATTCGGTTGCTACTTTACTATTGCTGTTCTTCCTAAAGTCCTTTGACATATAAGTGTTGGCTTGTTAATGGTCTCTACAATTTCTCCCTTTGATTAATGCAACTTATGAGATTAAGGTTTTCTACTTCTTGTGCATCAAATTGAATCATCCTTTAGCTTATATTAACTGCTCCTACATTTTGAGATATCATGAGCATGAGCGAAAGTAATTGGTTCTATGTCTATTTTATAAATCATATCACCAACCAATACAATCATTACTCTATAATATTACTGTAAACACATGTTCTTTTTTGTTTTATTGTATTCGATGCCTAAATAATCAAGACTACAAGACACAACAATGTCACAGACTCACAGTAATTACAAGCAGCTATAATGAAGTGTATGCTGGGGGCAATGAACTACAACAATGCTCACCTGCTCACTCATAAATCTTCATGCTTCTTATTTTTAAAAATTGGAGAAATGTTTTCTTTCATAAGCTCTTACCATTTGGGCACCCCGACACATTTGGTGAATCTACATGCAGCAGGGACATGGATGCCACTAAACAGATGATGTTGGCACTCCTTGAAGTGGTGGGAGTAACACTGGTGGCTCTA
It contains:
- the LOC103640876 gene encoding calcium-dependent protein kinase 20, with the translated sequence MHRDLKPENFLFANKKESAVLKAIDFGLSVFFIPGERFSEIFGSPYYMAPEVLKRNYGPEVDVWSAGVILYILLCGVPPFWAETEQGVAQAIIRSVIDFKRDPWPRVSNNAKDLVRGMLNPDQKRRLTAHQVLGHPWLQNIKKAPNVNLGETVKARLQQFSVMNKFKKHALRVIAEHLWVEEAADIKDMFEKMDLNKDQMLSFEELKLGLHKFGQQMPDADVQTLMEAADADGNGSLNYGEFVTLFVHLRKIGNDEHLHKAFAYFDRNQSDYIEIDELRESLADDLGQNREEIINAIIRDVDTDKDGKISYDEFATMMKAGTDGRKASRQYSRERFTSLSLKLQKDGSLQMTITR